A region from the Gossypium hirsutum isolate 1008001.06 chromosome A08, Gossypium_hirsutum_v2.1, whole genome shotgun sequence genome encodes:
- the LOC107919668 gene encoding putative uncharacterized protein DDB_G0287975 codes for MQIQVKCSCGAEKCPEWAIIELQGVVEVQPSFQHSLQNLQIGLLCRPSSQENYTFTVGYHELTGYKVALKKPMVVLKKIKYMDVERQIDEATSSSSCVELDVVGFIRHKILFKTRPTTLISGPQPTVKEKINAEGA; via the exons atgcaGATCCAGGTAAAGTGTAGTTGTGGGGCAGAGAAGTGCCCTGAATGGGCAATTATCGAATTGCAAGGTGTGGTTGAAGTGCAGCCTTCTTTCCAGCATTCTCTCCAAAACCTCCAAATCGGACTGCTTTGTCGCCCTTCTTcccag GAGAATTACACTTTCACGGTCGGCTATCATGAATTAACAGGGTACAAAGTGGCCCTTAAGAAGCCCATGGTGGTTCTCAAGAAAATTAAGTACATGGACGTGGAGCGGCAAATTGATGAGGCTACTTCTTCTTCATCGTGCGTAGAGCTCGATGTTGTTGGATTTATTCGCCACAAGATTTTGTTCAAGACCAGGCCCACGACCTTGATCTCTG GACCACAACCCACTGTTAAGGAAAAGATTAATGCGGAAGGTGCCTGA